One Nicotiana tomentosiformis chromosome 1, ASM39032v3, whole genome shotgun sequence genomic window, GTCTATTTGTAGTCTCCACAAAAATGCCAAATATACAAAACTATCTAAAAAGTTTTTCTGGGAATATATGTAGTGTAGCATAATATTGTCCTTATGTTCCATCTTTGACGCAGGATTGAAGAGCTAAACTGTGAATTACTTGAAGAGAAAATATTGACGGCTACTTTACAGAGTGATTTGGACAGGGAAGAGAGGTTGGATGAGGCTTTCAAGGAGGTACTTAGTTCTAATGCCCTCCGTGTGAATCCATATGCATAATTGTTACAAAACTAAAACATATAAACAGAAGTGTTCATTTCTCTCTGAGTAAGTTTTTGATGAGGTGGTTCTCACTaatcaacatggtatcagagtaagTAGAGCTCCTTAAGCTTAAGCTTTCGGATGAGATGATCACACAATACAACAATCTCAATCTTCTCCCAAATATGAAAAAATAGATTTTGCTGATATTTCCCTGCACTTCGTACGGCACGGGATGGGCCAAACTTACTCTTTGGAAACATTCCATTTATGtgatttttggaccaaggaactTCTCAACAATAAGAAAGAAAACTATGTATTAGATCCCTTTCATTAATGCTAATTGTCCACCCTTTCCAAGTTTGAAGATGTAATATTTTGTACAACAGGTTGTTCATAAGTTCTATGAGATCAGACAGCAATCATTGGAGGATATTGAAGATGTCTCCTGGGAAGACAAATGTGGGTGCCTCCTGCATGATTCGTCTGAAATGTGGACTTTCAGAAATCCTGGGGAAACATCCACCTCGAAGTACATTGTGAGTTCCAGAAAGTTAGCAGTCTCAAAACTTGGATGTTACTGATTATAACTGATTCTTGCTTTATCTCAAATCACTTGAGCCGCTTTCATTTTAGTCTATCCCGAATTACTTCATTCATCCCCGTAATTACAAAGTTTCACTGCCAAAAATCAAACTACAAACTGATGCTCCTTCTTATTTTTAGGCCATATTTCCATCAGACTTACTCGGTTCACAAAATCCAACTGTTATGTTAATCATATTTCTAACTATCTCCAATTTTAATATTCCATTCAACTTTCTCTCTCAATTACTTTCTGCTTAAGGAGATTACGTAAAATGGGTTTGTTTTGATTCTGAATCCATTTTACGTTTGATGTCTAATTTAACTTGATGTTACCTGTTCGCTGAGCATTCTTCTATGTTTGATGTCTACCAGTGTTGTCAAAGGGGCGCATAAAGCGCGCTTAAGCCCTAAAGCGAGGCTCAAAATATGTTGAGTGCTTCGCCTCGCTTTATGGGCACTTTAGTGTCACATCAAGGCTTTAAGGCGTACTTTTCCTTACCAATGAGTGTAATCCTGAAAATACGAtattaaacaattgatatttcgcTTTATCGTAATtttgttttttcaatttctttgtccatatatttgctattcatgcttataattattagtcttggactacatatacatatttttactttttcttcagttgcgccttttttcattatagcccacacattatttacgctttgcgcttaaagccccaacggaccttagagcttttttgcgctttttgcctttgataacactgatgTCTACCTTGTCAGTTTTCCTTTTGTTTCCCTATTTTTACTTGGGAGCTTACCATTAAATGTTTATTATTAGCGTGAGCTCTTTTCCAAGAAGGTAACACTCCTTGTGGTGGGTATCTTGCTCTTTCATTTAATCATGAGATGAAGAAGTGTGAGTATTGAAAAAGATATTTGCCAAATACTTGCATTACTTCAAAGGCTGGCTATGGAAATACCCCGTATTTGAGTGTGGGAAGCATCATAAAATGCATGGAATTTGGAATTTCATGTCACTAACAAAATTTATTGTGGACTACTGGACTGATTATTTCTTTAGAATTGTTCAAACTTGTCAAAAAGAAATGTTCAAACTTATTATATGATCTTGACTAACGTTCCTCAGACAGAGTGCTCTGGAAGAACAAGTGGAGACACTACGAAAATCTTTGGATAATCTTCAGAACAAGCTACAAATGGTATGTAGTTTCTCATCCTCGATTTGTTCGATTTTGCCGAAACTTCTGGTTCTACTCATTTCTTAATCATTTGATTGTATTCTTctctgtttatttttatttttacttgttttTGTGTTTTCAGGGTCTTGAAATAGAAAATCACTTGAAGAAGAAAGTGCGTGCCTTGGAAAAGCAGAAAGTATGAACATTGTTACTCTAAAATGGAATATAAGTACCAATTTTGTTAAGATTACTGAAAGGACTGACTGCAGATTCTTTCAGAAGAGAAGCTCAGGGCTCAAATATCGACATTTCACCATTATCATTCTCAGCATAGACTTGATATTACAAGCTTACTTGATGAGGGATTTTCCCATATTAAATCAGCTATGAACATGGTGGAAGAAAAGCTCAAGGGCTGCAGCATGAGCGAGAGAGACTTAAATTCTTCTCAAGTAGATGATTTAAAGTTCAATGAACTTGAATTTCAAGATGTTCGGATAAACAATGATGATGGTTCAGATTTGATCTTTAAGGTAGTTAGTTCTTGTTTTTGCTCTAGACATTTCTACATCTTCACCCTTCCATTTTATTTTGGTAGTGTTCTCTTCTAGGAGTTTTCTTCCATAAGAAGGTTTCTGTTGCACTCAAGTTTCTCAGTTATGCAATAATAATGATGAAGATTCAAGGAGCCAAAGCTATTGTCTTTCTTAGAATGTTATGGTGATAATAACAAATGTATAACATATCtattaaagaaagaaaaggaCTAGACATTGAGATGGTATCGGTTGATTGTACAGATTTTGTGTTCTCAGACCTGTATTTGCGTTAGTAGTTTGTATCGCTACTAATAATTGGGATGGCTTGTACAAACTTCCACTCGTTTTTTGTAGTTTGAAGAAAATGTTTAGTGTGTGGTATTTTGCGTGTTCTGCTGTCAAAGAGATtggataaatattatttttgagttCGTCTCCTGAGATTTTATAAGTGTTTCTTGGAGTAGGTTCTCTATTTCCTAAAATGGTGTAAACTAAGAGCGTGTTCCCTTAGTGGATTCTCCCTTTTGATTCTGTAAAGTCGATATTACAATCATGAAATGCTTCTGTTGATATCAGCAGTCACGTTGGAGCAGGATGGGCTACTTTGTTTATTATTATTTGGATTAGCTTTATCTGCTTTTGCAATCTAATCTAGCGAGAATGAACCATATAAGTGAGAGGCTTCTGAATAAAATATGCTGTCAACATGTTTCTGAAGTTTCTCTATCTCTACCTGTTGCAGAGGAACGAGCATTGCTTGACAACTACCACTACTGTTGGAAATAGTGATGCTTCTAAAGCCCTTGCTCTGGCACTAAAAGAGAAGGTTTCATAACTGGTGCAGTGAAACTGAGCACTTTCAAATTGTAAATATGTTATAACTGAATCactttttctttccaattcaggTTGAAACATTATTACTTCTCTCACAACAAGAAGAAAGACACTTATTGGAGAGGAATGTCAATGCAGCTATGCAGAAAAAAATTGAGGAGCTCCAGAGGAACTTACTACAAGTATTCTGCTGGGTGTTTGCTTCCTTTAATCTACTTTAATCCCCATCTA contains:
- the LOC104100592 gene encoding uncharacterized protein isoform X5, with the protein product MEAEKAKEKEELVSRGFHELQQRIEELNCELLEEKILTATLQSDLDREERLDEAFKEVVHKFYEIRQQSLEDIEDVSWEDKCGCLLHDSSEMWTFRNPGETSTSKYISALEEQVETLRKSLDNLQNKLQMGLEIENHLKKKVRALEKQKILSEEKLRAQISTFHHYHSQHRLDITSLLDEGFSHIKSAMNMVEEKLKGCSMSERDLNSSQVDDLKFNELEFQDVRINNDDGSDLIFKRNEHCLTTTTTVGNSDASKALALALKEKVETLLLLSQQEERHLLERNVNAAMQKKIEELQRNLLQVTNEKVKALMELAQLKRDHQLLQEKVNQASRQGKSVGEITVKRPVQEKDGRLKNLLKTSYLRRWTGIQDADGNDADIHRDSEVIYADRRPANSMDYARMKIENATLKESLESMDHLIRAVRRLRLSLLKVKESAASEGTEYCSSESLDTIINEANQLKTALGSSLPLSWSAEADSGSLSERVEEEIDVNGHSTGENMDFVSAAGFEMVELLVLIAQLLKEDKCS